Proteins from a genomic interval of Mesotoga infera:
- the uvrC gene encoding excinuclease ABC subunit UvrC gives MNEKILNKASQLPEEPGVYIFKDQKGVAVYVGKAKKLKRRVLSYFRESTWAKNEKAKRIAEEAEDLDFIMVTSEREALLLEANLIFNGKPKYNVFLKDSRTYPYIYISSDPYPYLGITRTKELEGSYFGPYTSAGLVRKLLEFLQKVFRIRTCSYDLSRVKKPCFLYHLKMCSAPCVEKVTPEEYREQLLALTDFLEGDTLKVREALLKRMAVLSDAMQFERAAEIRDILSSMDDLYAFQGVEASLDLKADILAVSTGLAALLQVRGGMLLGKLVFDFPDGTPIDFITQFYYAKGNRIPKALIVTGLKKKDIKQFKRDFHYIGDPRDEQEERLLSIAFKNIDEEQRIRMNAAHSLRQAHQILGLKRFPSRIEGIDISHTQGLYTVASVVVFDNGKPNKSEYRRYRISELDEPNDFEAMATVVKRRYTKHPLPDLLLIDGGEPQLRAVEKAFSEIGIDEYEVVGLAKEFNELVFLDNRDRVKLKEEHPVLRMIISIDNEAHRFAVNYHRVLRERRFQTSKIDDIPGIGPKRKKSLLKAFGSVKGIAEASEADLYGVLKNSRAVEMVVKWANEKSGD, from the coding sequence ATGAATGAGAAAATATTGAACAAAGCCTCTCAGCTTCCCGAGGAGCCGGGAGTTTACATTTTCAAAGATCAAAAAGGCGTTGCGGTTTACGTAGGCAAAGCAAAGAAACTGAAGAGAAGAGTCCTGTCTTACTTCAGAGAATCAACGTGGGCAAAGAATGAAAAGGCCAAACGAATTGCAGAAGAGGCAGAAGATCTAGACTTCATAATGGTCACGTCGGAGCGTGAGGCTCTGCTTCTTGAGGCAAATCTGATCTTCAACGGAAAGCCGAAGTACAATGTCTTCCTGAAAGACTCCCGAACCTACCCGTATATCTACATTTCTTCAGATCCATACCCGTATCTTGGAATTACGAGGACAAAAGAACTGGAAGGTTCATATTTTGGACCTTATACAAGTGCGGGACTTGTGAGAAAACTGCTTGAATTTCTGCAGAAAGTCTTCAGAATCCGAACTTGCTCGTACGATCTAAGCAGGGTCAAGAAGCCCTGTTTCCTCTATCACCTCAAGATGTGTTCCGCGCCCTGCGTTGAAAAAGTGACGCCTGAAGAGTATCGAGAACAACTCTTGGCTCTCACCGATTTTCTCGAAGGAGACACATTGAAAGTTAGAGAGGCTCTTCTTAAGAGGATGGCAGTGCTCTCCGATGCAATGCAGTTTGAGAGGGCCGCGGAGATAAGAGATATACTTTCCTCCATGGACGATCTCTACGCGTTTCAGGGAGTTGAAGCTTCTCTAGATCTGAAAGCGGACATTCTCGCCGTTTCTACGGGCCTGGCCGCGTTGCTTCAGGTTAGGGGCGGAATGCTTCTGGGAAAACTGGTCTTTGATTTTCCCGATGGAACTCCGATCGATTTCATTACACAGTTTTACTATGCGAAAGGAAATCGAATACCGAAAGCGCTCATCGTAACTGGTCTGAAAAAGAAGGATATCAAGCAGTTCAAGAGAGACTTCCATTATATTGGGGATCCTCGTGATGAACAGGAAGAGAGGCTTCTGAGTATAGCCTTCAAGAACATTGATGAAGAGCAGAGGATAAGGATGAATGCCGCCCATTCACTGAGACAGGCCCATCAGATTCTGGGGTTGAAGCGATTTCCTTCGAGAATTGAGGGTATTGATATCTCTCACACTCAGGGACTGTACACGGTCGCCTCGGTGGTTGTTTTCGACAATGGAAAGCCGAACAAATCCGAATATAGAAGATACCGCATCAGCGAGCTCGATGAACCAAATGATTTTGAGGCGATGGCAACTGTAGTTAAGAGGAGATACACAAAACACCCTCTTCCAGATCTCCTTCTAATCGATGGTGGAGAACCACAGTTAAGAGCTGTCGAGAAGGCCTTTTCCGAGATAGGCATAGACGAATACGAAGTAGTGGGATTGGCAAAGGAATTCAATGAGCTAGTCTTTCTTGACAATCGAGACAGGGTGAAACTGAAGGAAGAGCACCCCGTCTTGCGAATGATAATCTCTATTGACAATGAGGCCCATCGCTTTGCTGTCAATTATCACCGTGTCCTCAGAGAAAGAAGATTCCAAACTTCAAAGATAGATGACATTCCGGGCATCGGGCCAAAGAGGAAGAAGTCTCTGCTTAAGGC